A region from the Vicia villosa cultivar HV-30 ecotype Madison, WI linkage group LG3, Vvil1.0, whole genome shotgun sequence genome encodes:
- the LOC131655123 gene encoding putative L-ascorbate peroxidase 6 isoform X1 — protein MRSIVTNRIVQCSIATAPGGETNSPAKLQPPSFSTLKFRSDRSNDHASSGDVGVSSSRRGVICSIATLPCLLPFTHIFGSLPASAVPPPPLGGDEYVRIKQELGKVLSKGKAAGVLRLVFHDAGTFEIDDNTGGMNGSIVYELERPENAGLKKSVKVLQKAKTQIDAIHPVSWADVIAVAGAEAVEVCGGPTIQVSLGRQDSLGPDPEGKLPEETLDASGLKRCFQKKGFSTQELVALSGAHTLGSKGFGSPTSFDNSYYKVLLEKPPTPSGGMSTMIGLPSDHALVEDDECLRWIKKYADNEDMFFEDFKNAYVKLVNSGVRWSGL, from the exons ATGCGTTCAATTGTGACTAACCGTATTGTGCAGTGCTCAATCGCTACCGCACCAGGTGGTGAAACTAATTCTCCCGCCAAATTGCAACCACCCTCTTTCTCAACCCTAAAGTTCCGCTCCGATAGGTCCAACGACCATGCTTCTTCAGGTGATGTAGGGGTTTCGAGTAGTAGGAGAGGTGTAATATGTAGCATCGCCACTTTGCCATGTCTTCTTCCATTCACTCACATCTTTGGTTCTCTCCCGGCCTCCGCCGTGCCGCCGCCGCC ATTGGGTGGAGATGAATATGTTCGAATTAAACAAGAGTTGGGGAAGGTATTGTCTAAGGGAAAGGCCGCCGGTGTGCTTCGTTTGGTTTTTCATGATGCTGGAACTTTTGAAATTGATGACAATACAG gTGGCATGAATGGTTCTATAGTCTACGAACTCGAAAGACCTGAAAATGCTGGTCTGAAAAAATCAGTAAAG GTTCTGCAGAAAGCCAAGACTCAGATAGATGCGATCCATCCAG TATCCTGGGCGGACGTTATTGCGGTGGCTGGAGCGGAAGCTGTTGAAGTATGTGGTGGTCCTACTATCCAAGTTTCACTCGGCAGACAAGATTCTCT GGGGCCTGATCCTGAAGGGAAACTTCCTGAAGAAACCCTTGATGCTTCTGGTTTGAAAAGATGCTTCCAGAAAAAAGGCTTCTC AACACAAGAACTGGTAGCTTTGTCTGGAGCTCACACTCTTGGAAGTAAGGGTTTTGGAAGCCCTACTTCTTTTGACAATTCATATTATAAGGTTCTGTTGGAAAAGCCACCAACGCCTTCAG GCGGTATGTCGACTATGATTGGTCTTCCTTCAGATCACGCACTTGTCGAGGATGATGAATGCTTAAG ATGGATTAAAAAGTACGCAGACAATGAGGATATGTTCTTTGAAGATTTCAAAAATGCGTATGTCAAGCTGGTGAATTCTGGTGTGAGGTGGAGTGGCTTATAA
- the LOC131655123 gene encoding putative L-ascorbate peroxidase 6 isoform X2 — protein MRSIVTNRIVQCSIATAPGGETNSPAKLQPPSFSTLKFRSDRSNDHASSGDVGVSSSRRGVICSIATLPCLLPFTHIFGSLPASAVPPPPLGGDEYVRIKQELGKVLSKGKAAGVLRLVFHDAGTFEIDDNTGGMNGSIVYELERPENAGLKKSVKKAKTQIDAIHPVSWADVIAVAGAEAVEVCGGPTIQVSLGRQDSLGPDPEGKLPEETLDASGLKRCFQKKGFSTQELVALSGAHTLGSKGFGSPTSFDNSYYKVLLEKPPTPSGGMSTMIGLPSDHALVEDDECLRWIKKYADNEDMFFEDFKNAYVKLVNSGVRWSGL, from the exons ATGCGTTCAATTGTGACTAACCGTATTGTGCAGTGCTCAATCGCTACCGCACCAGGTGGTGAAACTAATTCTCCCGCCAAATTGCAACCACCCTCTTTCTCAACCCTAAAGTTCCGCTCCGATAGGTCCAACGACCATGCTTCTTCAGGTGATGTAGGGGTTTCGAGTAGTAGGAGAGGTGTAATATGTAGCATCGCCACTTTGCCATGTCTTCTTCCATTCACTCACATCTTTGGTTCTCTCCCGGCCTCCGCCGTGCCGCCGCCGCC ATTGGGTGGAGATGAATATGTTCGAATTAAACAAGAGTTGGGGAAGGTATTGTCTAAGGGAAAGGCCGCCGGTGTGCTTCGTTTGGTTTTTCATGATGCTGGAACTTTTGAAATTGATGACAATACAG gTGGCATGAATGGTTCTATAGTCTACGAACTCGAAAGACCTGAAAATGCTGGTCTGAAAAAATCAGTAAAG AAAGCCAAGACTCAGATAGATGCGATCCATCCAG TATCCTGGGCGGACGTTATTGCGGTGGCTGGAGCGGAAGCTGTTGAAGTATGTGGTGGTCCTACTATCCAAGTTTCACTCGGCAGACAAGATTCTCT GGGGCCTGATCCTGAAGGGAAACTTCCTGAAGAAACCCTTGATGCTTCTGGTTTGAAAAGATGCTTCCAGAAAAAAGGCTTCTC AACACAAGAACTGGTAGCTTTGTCTGGAGCTCACACTCTTGGAAGTAAGGGTTTTGGAAGCCCTACTTCTTTTGACAATTCATATTATAAGGTTCTGTTGGAAAAGCCACCAACGCCTTCAG GCGGTATGTCGACTATGATTGGTCTTCCTTCAGATCACGCACTTGTCGAGGATGATGAATGCTTAAG ATGGATTAAAAAGTACGCAGACAATGAGGATATGTTCTTTGAAGATTTCAAAAATGCGTATGTCAAGCTGGTGAATTCTGGTGTGAGGTGGAGTGGCTTATAA